In Cloacibacterium caeni, a single window of DNA contains:
- a CDS encoding HigA family addiction module antitoxin: MATNTNIPFEATHPGTLIKDELEVRDDITQKDLAMLLGVKPSFLNEIIKGKRPITADIAILLEKTLDIPADYWMKFQSQYEIDLAKIKEKNINKIKLIEIWNIITQYIPVKFFNKKGYLTEDIASNITIIQEIYSVQSIDGLVNKFSEKKFAFFKKSEKLQIDEKNMIAWTSLVEFEADKKETNTFHFENLPQLNRELQEIFFKNNNVLDLVDKKLSQYGIKFLLVDKLEKTPIDGYSFWSKNNPVIALTLRHNRIDNLAFTILHELGHIALHLKGNKDIRFIDLSKIEENELENEANLYAQESLIPSNYWNDLLENYLPLNDTVICDFANKYRIHPAIILGRACFEMNYYGVKTTIDKKLY, translated from the coding sequence ATGGCAACAAACACAAACATACCATTTGAAGCAACGCATCCAGGAACACTAATTAAAGATGAATTAGAAGTTAGAGATGATATTACCCAAAAAGACTTAGCAATGTTATTGGGTGTAAAACCTTCATTTCTAAATGAAATAATTAAAGGGAAAAGACCTATTACTGCAGATATAGCAATTTTACTTGAAAAGACACTTGATATCCCAGCTGATTATTGGATGAAATTTCAATCTCAATATGAAATTGATTTAGCTAAAATTAAAGAGAAGAATATAAACAAAATTAAGTTAATTGAAATTTGGAATATTATCACTCAATACATTCCTGTAAAATTTTTTAATAAAAAAGGTTATTTAACAGAAGACATTGCATCAAATATTACAATTATACAAGAAATATACTCTGTGCAATCTATTGATGGTCTTGTAAACAAATTTTCAGAAAAAAAATTCGCTTTTTTTAAGAAAAGTGAAAAGCTTCAAATTGATGAAAAGAATATGATAGCTTGGACGTCACTTGTAGAATTTGAAGCAGATAAAAAAGAAACAAATACTTTTCATTTTGAAAATTTACCGCAATTAAATAGAGAATTACAAGAAATATTTTTCAAAAACAACAATGTTTTAGATCTGGTAGATAAAAAATTATCTCAATACGGTATTAAATTTCTTCTAGTTGATAAATTGGAGAAAACACCAATTGATGGATATTCTTTTTGGTCTAAGAATAACCCAGTAATTGCGCTAACATTAAGACATAATAGAATTGATAATTTAGCATTTACTATTTTACACGAATTAGGACACATAGCTTTACATCTTAAAGGAAATAAAGATATAAGATTTATAGACTTAAGTAAAATAGAAGAAAATGAGCTTGAAAATGAAGCTAATCTTTACGCACAAGAAAGTTTAATTCCATCAAATTATTGGAATGATTTACTTGAAAATTATTTACCATTAAACGATACGGTCATTTGCGATTTTGCAAATAAATACAGAATTCATCCAGCTATAATTCTTGGAAGAGCTTGTTTTGAGATGAATTACTATGGAGTAAAAACTACTATTGATAAAAAACTTTACTAG
- a CDS encoding IS1595 family transposase has protein sequence MNLFSFSAHFGTEEDCRNHFKSERDKIGVTCKCGSTEHFWIKSRLSYECKKCRSRTSLKSGTIMENSNLSFLIWYKTMFLMSVTKKGFSAKEIQKQLGLKRYEPVWAMVHKLRKAMGNRDAKYTLEGMIEFDEAYFTVESSEIEQEKGIRGKGAVGKQNVAVMAESTPLEDIETGKNEKQVRFFKAKVLDGHSGEEINETIKESIDNQSIVFTDKSTSYVDIADFVQLHVMEKSSKETTEETLKWVHIAISNAKRNLLGNYHKIKRKYLQLYLNEFIYKLNRRYFGDRLFERLIIANITGL, from the coding sequence ATGAACTTATTTAGTTTTTCAGCGCATTTTGGAACAGAGGAAGATTGCAGAAACCATTTCAAATCCGAGAGGGATAAAATTGGTGTGACTTGTAAATGTGGAAGCACGGAACATTTTTGGATTAAGAGCAGACTGAGTTATGAATGTAAAAAATGCAGAAGCAGAACGTCTTTGAAAAGCGGAACAATCATGGAAAATTCAAATTTATCCTTCCTAATTTGGTATAAAACTATGTTTTTGATGAGCGTAACCAAGAAAGGTTTTTCTGCGAAAGAAATTCAAAAACAATTGGGATTAAAGAGATATGAACCAGTTTGGGCAATGGTTCATAAGTTAAGAAAAGCCATGGGAAACCGAGATGCGAAGTACACCTTGGAAGGGATGATAGAGTTTGACGAAGCCTATTTTACAGTAGAATCTAGCGAAATAGAACAGGAAAAGGGAATTCGTGGAAAAGGTGCGGTTGGGAAACAAAATGTCGCAGTGATGGCGGAATCAACACCTTTGGAAGATATTGAAACAGGTAAAAATGAAAAACAAGTTCGCTTCTTTAAAGCGAAGGTTCTGGATGGACACAGTGGAGAAGAAATCAATGAAACCATTAAAGAATCCATTGATAATCAAAGCATTGTTTTTACAGACAAAAGCACTTCTTATGTGGATATTGCAGATTTTGTACAACTCCATGTTATGGAGAAAAGTTCAAAAGAAACCACGGAAGAAACTTTAAAGTGGGTTCATATTGCTATTAGCAACGCCAAAAGAAATTTGCTTGGAAACTACCATAAAATTAAAAGAAAGTATCTTCAACTCTACCTCAACGAATTTATCTACAAACTAAATCGAAGATATTTTGGGGATAGACTCTTTGAAAGGCTTATTATTGCTAATATTACAGGATTATGA
- a CDS encoding GNAT family N-acetyltransferase: MSEEELSQLSLILLNEAHTIKPFDCEDIDLNEFLFEKAKFYKQEFLATTFILENEEQTVAYYSIFNDSLKVEEEGFASKSAFKRFLKDLVSHPKRHLKSFPALKIGRLGIDKDFKGKGLGKLIVNNIINDTLELNEKQACKLITVDAYNQSLHFYERLNFEYLTENDKDEETRQMYFDLTSL; this comes from the coding sequence GTGTCAGAAGAAGAATTATCGCAACTTTCCTTAATTTTACTAAATGAAGCTCACACAATTAAACCTTTTGATTGTGAAGATATTGATTTGAATGAATTTTTATTTGAAAAAGCAAAATTCTATAAACAAGAATTTTTAGCTACTACATTTATCTTAGAAAACGAGGAACAAACTGTTGCCTACTATAGTATATTTAACGATAGTTTAAAAGTCGAAGAAGAAGGTTTCGCAAGCAAAAGTGCTTTTAAAAGATTTCTTAAAGATTTAGTAAGTCATCCAAAACGACACTTAAAATCATTTCCAGCTCTTAAAATAGGGAGATTAGGTATAGATAAAGATTTTAAAGGGAAAGGATTAGGAAAACTAATTGTTAATAATATAATAAACGATACCTTAGAATTAAATGAAAAGCAAGCATGTAAACTAATTACTGTAGACGCATACAACCAATCTTTACATTTCTATGAAAGATTAAATTTCGAATATTTAACAGAAAATGATAAAGATGAAGAAACAAGACAAATGTATTTTGATTTAACATCATTATAA
- a CDS encoding S1C family serine protease: MLFFNFFTTNAQTTTFYGTSKVQSDGHTGALYEVKIDRSRDLTFVTIQQIPTKNLRRLTSAAPSSDAKIKSGNFEASYLGELQSNGNIERTVCNDNLGWNNAKIGEKYNETFVFNGAIPPGLKDFSLIDAGSYSGCRGFGFSNYTLNNPDNHPKTNLTETTLRQKVDEQNDGIVGIYEDFDKDGYKLGCVKDGQTYKLVYLGSGTYRNWWKVGDVKAILRPSATTGVFKADWYMANKSLNNDTYVFFDGQTLKTVTNLKDGGNEESSYLKMYPANSNFSSSGIKKSSGTGFAISSNGYIVTNYHVIENANSIEVKGVNGNFYRKLSAKVIVSDERNDLAILKINDPNFTSLGSIPYTFRQGIADVGENVFVLGYPMTYSMGEEIKLTNGIVSSKTGFKGDISLYQISAPVQPGNSGGPLFDKNGNLIGIVSAKHSLAENAGYAVKISYLKNLIDLLPQTINQPTSNTLNGKVLTEQVKIASNFVYIIVVNDK; encoded by the coding sequence ATGCTGTTTTTCAACTTCTTTACAACAAATGCTCAGACAACTACATTTTATGGTACAAGTAAAGTTCAGTCTGACGGGCATACTGGTGCTTTATACGAAGTGAAAATTGATAGAAGTAGAGATTTGACATTTGTTACAATTCAACAGATACCAACGAAGAATTTAAGGAGATTGACATCAGCAGCTCCATCAAGTGACGCTAAAATTAAGTCCGGTAATTTTGAAGCAAGTTATTTAGGAGAATTGCAAAGTAATGGGAATATTGAAAGAACAGTTTGCAACGATAATTTGGGGTGGAACAATGCGAAAATTGGAGAGAAATATAATGAAACTTTTGTTTTCAACGGAGCAATTCCACCTGGACTCAAAGACTTCTCATTGATTGACGCTGGTTCTTATTCGGGATGTCGTGGCTTTGGTTTTAGCAATTATACTCTTAATAATCCTGACAACCACCCAAAAACAAATCTAACAGAAACCACTCTTAGACAAAAAGTAGATGAACAAAATGATGGTATAGTCGGCATTTATGAAGACTTTGATAAAGATGGGTACAAATTAGGATGTGTAAAAGACGGACAAACATACAAATTAGTCTATCTGGGTTCAGGAACTTATAGAAATTGGTGGAAAGTTGGCGATGTAAAAGCAATTCTACGACCAAGTGCAACCACAGGAGTTTTTAAAGCTGATTGGTATATGGCAAATAAATCCCTGAACAATGACACTTACGTTTTCTTCGATGGACAAACGCTTAAAACAGTCACAAATCTAAAAGATGGTGGTAACGAGGAAAGCAGTTACTTAAAAATGTATCCCGCTAATTCTAACTTTTCATCTTCAGGTATTAAAAAATCTTCAGGAACAGGGTTTGCAATTTCTTCTAACGGTTATATTGTAACCAATTATCACGTAATTGAAAATGCTAATTCTATTGAAGTAAAAGGGGTAAATGGCAACTTTTATAGAAAACTATCTGCCAAAGTTATCGTGTCTGATGAGAGAAACGACTTAGCAATTCTCAAAATTAATGACCCAAATTTCACTTCACTTGGCTCTATTCCATATACATTTAGACAGGGAATTGCAGATGTTGGAGAAAATGTTTTTGTTTTAGGTTATCCTATGACATATTCAATGGGTGAAGAAATTAAACTGACAAACGGAATTGTTAGCTCTAAAACAGGTTTTAAGGGAGATATATCACTATATCAAATTTCTGCACCTGTTCAGCCCGGAAATTCAGGTGGACCTCTTTTTGACAAAAATGGAAATCTCATAGGAATAGTTAGTGCTAAACATTCTTTAGCTGAAAATGCTGGCTACGCAGTTAAGATAAGTTATCTGAAAAATTTAATTGATTTACTACCACAGACAATAAACCAACCCACTTCAAATACTTTAAACGGTAAAGTGCTTACAGAACAAGTGAAGATTGCTTCAAATTTCGTTTATATAATTGTGGTTAATGATAAGTAA